The Hyphococcus flavus genome contains a region encoding:
- a CDS encoding HlyD family type I secretion periplasmic adaptor subunit → MSDNGQLVSADENIDDALPIEPAKAAQYLLYVVTGVVVLTLVWASIAKLDRVTRGQGWVVTSNQLQELQYLEGGIVKEILVSAGDKVAAGELLVRLDPTQMNVAFAQGQDEFNVLAARIARLEAEAAFEAVTFPPELTAAAANIVRNERQLYQARQEELAASLGVEQNKLDQRRKGLEDARVSLETATEAFTLAAEEHSIMRRLVGKGIEPQVELLRARQREAAAKGEVQRAEIAIGRLEFEIAEAEGEVDRIRKTFMASAATDLTKAKAEFEELKGELPALQDKVTRTDVRAPVAGVINRVLVSTIGGVVSPGETIVELVPSEDTLLVEAKIKPADIGFLRVGQDANVSITAYDSSLYGSLDGVIETISPDAIEEEKTGERFYNIKVRTKAESLNSKRGDLKILPGMAAEVAILNGKRTVLAYIIKPMADINQKALRDK, encoded by the coding sequence ATGTCTGATAATGGACAACTCGTCTCGGCAGACGAAAATATTGATGACGCGTTGCCCATAGAACCGGCCAAGGCAGCGCAGTACCTTCTTTATGTGGTCACGGGAGTTGTTGTTTTGACCCTTGTCTGGGCGTCAATCGCCAAGCTTGATCGCGTGACGCGCGGGCAAGGCTGGGTCGTTACGTCGAACCAGTTGCAGGAATTGCAATATCTTGAAGGCGGCATCGTCAAGGAAATCCTCGTTTCAGCGGGGGACAAAGTTGCAGCAGGAGAATTACTCGTTCGCCTGGATCCGACGCAGATGAATGTCGCATTTGCGCAAGGACAGGACGAATTCAATGTGCTTGCGGCGCGTATCGCCCGGCTAGAAGCTGAAGCGGCGTTTGAAGCGGTGACGTTCCCGCCGGAGTTGACCGCCGCCGCGGCGAATATCGTTCGAAACGAACGCCAGCTCTATCAGGCGCGCCAGGAAGAACTGGCCGCTTCGCTTGGCGTTGAGCAGAATAAACTCGATCAGCGCCGCAAGGGGCTGGAAGACGCACGCGTATCTCTAGAGACAGCGACTGAGGCGTTCACTCTCGCTGCCGAGGAGCATAGCATTATGCGGCGTCTTGTCGGCAAGGGCATTGAACCGCAAGTTGAATTGCTGCGCGCGCGTCAGCGCGAGGCGGCGGCAAAGGGTGAAGTGCAACGCGCCGAAATCGCCATTGGAAGGCTGGAATTTGAGATCGCGGAAGCGGAAGGCGAGGTGGACCGCATCCGCAAAACATTCATGGCGTCTGCGGCGACAGACCTGACAAAAGCGAAAGCCGAGTTCGAAGAACTGAAGGGTGAGTTGCCAGCCTTGCAGGACAAAGTAACACGAACCGATGTGCGTGCCCCGGTCGCCGGCGTGATCAACCGGGTGCTCGTGTCCACCATTGGCGGCGTTGTCTCGCCCGGTGAAACGATTGTCGAGCTTGTTCCGAGCGAAGACACGCTGCTTGTGGAGGCGAAAATCAAACCGGCCGATATCGGTTTCTTACGTGTCGGGCAGGACGCCAATGTATCGATTACTGCTTATGACTCGTCGCTTTATGGCTCGCTTGATGGCGTCATTGAAACGATCAGCCCCGACGCCATTGAAGAAGAAAAGACCGGCGAGCGCTTTTATAATATCAAGGTGCGCACGAAAGCAGAATCGCTGAACAGCAAGCGGGGCGATCTGAAGATCTTGCCTGGCATGGCGGCGGAAGTAGCGATCCTTAACGGTAAACGCACCGTGCTCGCCTATATCATCAAACCGATGGCGGACATCAATCAAAAGGCGCTGAGGGATAAGTAG
- a CDS encoding type I secretion system permease/ATPase: MNRQDFLKSIAPTSHWLYGPLRDNAKIYGQTILAAAIVNLLGLVSSFFIMTVYDRVLPNRAIESLIALTIGVLLAHIFDFVLKSLRGYFIDIAGQRLDATVGASVFDNLTAMRMEARRGATGAIAGLVKEFENLRDFFSSATLVAIVDLPFIFLFIATIALVGGPLAIVPLIGVLMAIASGIIIQPLIMKRTQQAMAEGHHKNAVLIETLGGLETVKSVQASGMMRSRWRNGVTRQAKISTIGRFLNQFAVNMSGFAQQASQVGVVVIGVFLVSANEITTGALIASVILTGRAMAPLAQVASLLSRVNGAWASYKSLNQLMTAQCETDPSRDYLPRPNLQGKIEFREVSFSYPGETARALDDISFTIEPGERVAILGKNGSGKSTIVRQVTGVYQPTEGSVLVDDTDIRQLRPADLRSNIGAVLQDVCLFSGSIKENIALGLESVSDEDILLAAKISGVHEFIGASAGGYDQRLAERGEGLSGGQRQAIALARALAPKPSILLLDEPSSALDSQAEATLISRLQQATRGRTLLVVTHRMSMVRLVDRIIVLDKGRIIVDGPRDTVLRAMSSARDLKTKRIAGPKVVATRAA; encoded by the coding sequence ATGAATAGGCAGGACTTTCTAAAAAGCATCGCCCCCACATCTCATTGGCTATATGGTCCGTTACGCGACAACGCCAAAATCTATGGTCAGACCATACTAGCTGCTGCAATTGTCAATTTGCTGGGACTTGTATCGTCGTTTTTTATCATGACGGTTTATGACCGCGTGCTGCCCAATCGTGCGATTGAGTCGCTGATTGCGCTGACGATTGGCGTCTTGTTGGCCCATATTTTCGACTTCGTTTTGAAATCGCTGCGCGGGTATTTCATCGATATCGCCGGACAGCGCCTTGACGCGACGGTGGGCGCCAGCGTTTTCGACAATCTCACGGCGATGCGGATGGAGGCGCGGCGCGGCGCCACCGGGGCGATCGCGGGATTGGTCAAAGAGTTTGAAAATCTGCGCGACTTTTTCAGTTCCGCAACGCTGGTCGCTATCGTCGACCTGCCTTTTATCTTCCTTTTCATTGCAACGATCGCCCTTGTCGGTGGTCCGCTCGCCATTGTGCCGTTGATCGGTGTGCTGATGGCGATAGCATCTGGCATCATCATTCAACCCTTGATCATGAAGCGCACCCAACAGGCCATGGCCGAGGGGCATCACAAGAACGCCGTGCTGATTGAAACGCTTGGCGGCCTTGAAACGGTGAAGAGCGTTCAGGCAAGCGGCATGATGCGCTCGCGGTGGCGCAATGGCGTCACACGGCAGGCGAAAATTTCTACTATCGGGCGTTTTTTAAATCAGTTTGCTGTTAATATGTCGGGCTTTGCCCAACAGGCGAGCCAGGTTGGCGTTGTCGTCATCGGCGTGTTTCTGGTCAGCGCCAACGAGATCACCACCGGCGCCTTGATCGCCAGCGTCATCTTGACGGGCCGGGCGATGGCGCCGCTAGCCCAGGTTGCATCGCTGTTAAGCCGGGTCAATGGCGCCTGGGCGTCATACAAATCGCTAAACCAATTGATGACTGCGCAATGCGAAACCGACCCATCGCGTGATTATTTGCCGAGGCCAAACCTGCAGGGAAAAATAGAATTTCGCGAAGTGAGCTTTTCCTACCCGGGAGAAACCGCACGCGCGCTTGACGATATTTCCTTTACGATTGAGCCGGGAGAGCGGGTTGCGATTCTGGGCAAGAATGGTTCCGGCAAAAGCACCATAGTGCGCCAGGTCACTGGCGTTTATCAGCCGACTGAAGGGTCTGTTCTTGTTGACGATACGGATATTCGCCAGCTTCGTCCGGCGGATCTGCGCTCAAATATCGGCGCCGTCCTGCAGGATGTTTGTCTTTTTTCCGGCAGCATCAAGGAGAATATCGCGCTTGGGCTTGAGAGCGTCTCTGACGAGGACATTCTGCTTGCGGCGAAAATCTCCGGCGTGCATGAATTTATCGGCGCGTCAGCAGGCGGTTACGATCAGCGGTTAGCTGAGCGGGGAGAGGGCCTTTCCGGCGGTCAGCGCCAGGCGATTGCGCTGGCGCGAGCGCTGGCGCCCAAGCCGTCTATATTGTTGCTGGACGAACCGTCGAGCGCTCTCGATAGCCAGGCGGAGGCAACCTTGATCTCCCGCCTTCAGCAAGCAACACGCGGACGGACATTGCTTGTTGTGACGCACCGAATGTCCATGGTGCGTCTCGTTGACCGGATTATTGTTCTCGATAAGGGGCGCATTATTGTCGATGGTCCGCGCGATACGGTTTTACGCGCCATGTCTTCCGCACGGGATCTGAAAACAAAACGTATTGCAGGGCCGAAGGTCGTGGCGACGAGGGCGGCGTAA
- a CDS encoding TolC family protein produces the protein MFRLQIILVSGAAFSIMPSASFAMTPEEPKFYGSLYPDDVSQSEPQAGDYPVAPARAPSASGVFPELERALGPAGYIVTTQSDQTTFAALIRRAVGRHPAFHAQASNLEESSSARKRARSALLPQLSAQLRGDYSITRDFAANTDNVVESLRPREQFTAGVSASQLIFDGGATIQRIRSARALDQEYKNALSTRINDLSINALTAYYDVAAHQALVKLGRAFINRHEKILEDVKERERLGAGSKADVTRARARLAASRARLSEIEESKRFADIRYEEFFGDRPKTLSRPDVSAPLMETRNEMVAEALANNPQLAAAEARTAAKRADFKAAKGARYPEVRLSVDAVKYDVFDTGDDFDVRAGLNVNYNLFSGGARAADISIARSQAKRESFNESLVRQEVARDAAMAFERLQGADERLSALAEAVIAHNETRDLVLERYKLSRGDLIDVLQAENDYFEAGVAYLTALSTHDMAAYALMEHTGGLLRLFSPQLEYENAIGGAQYE, from the coding sequence ATGTTCAGGCTTCAGATCATATTAGTTTCTGGCGCCGCGTTTAGTATCATGCCATCCGCCAGTTTTGCGATGACGCCCGAAGAGCCAAAATTTTACGGTTCATTGTATCCTGACGATGTTTCTCAATCTGAACCGCAAGCCGGAGACTATCCCGTGGCTCCTGCGCGCGCGCCGAGTGCGTCAGGGGTTTTTCCAGAGCTTGAAAGGGCGCTCGGACCAGCCGGATATATTGTCACGACACAGAGCGACCAGACAACATTTGCCGCCCTGATAAGGCGCGCCGTGGGCCGCCACCCGGCGTTTCATGCGCAAGCGTCAAACCTTGAAGAGTCGTCTTCAGCGCGCAAGCGCGCACGATCGGCATTGCTGCCACAGCTATCTGCGCAATTGCGGGGCGATTATTCTATAACGCGCGATTTCGCAGCAAATACCGACAACGTAGTCGAATCGCTTAGGCCGCGCGAGCAATTCACCGCCGGCGTTTCCGCATCGCAGTTGATTTTCGATGGCGGGGCAACCATTCAACGAATTCGCAGCGCCAGGGCGCTGGACCAAGAGTACAAGAACGCCTTATCCACAAGGATCAACGACCTCTCTATCAATGCGTTGACAGCCTATTACGACGTCGCCGCGCATCAGGCGCTGGTTAAGTTGGGTCGTGCTTTCATCAACCGTCACGAAAAAATCCTGGAGGATGTAAAGGAACGAGAACGGCTTGGGGCGGGATCGAAAGCGGATGTGACACGGGCGCGGGCGCGGCTTGCCGCGTCGCGGGCGCGGCTGTCAGAGATTGAAGAAAGCAAGCGCTTCGCCGATATTCGTTACGAGGAATTTTTCGGCGACAGGCCGAAAACGCTCTCCAGACCCGACGTCTCCGCGCCCTTGATGGAAACGCGTAATGAAATGGTTGCGGAGGCTCTTGCCAATAACCCGCAACTTGCTGCCGCTGAAGCGCGAACAGCCGCGAAGCGCGCTGATTTCAAGGCGGCGAAAGGCGCGCGATACCCGGAAGTGCGATTGTCCGTCGATGCGGTAAAATATGATGTGTTTGATACTGGCGACGATTTTGACGTGCGCGCAGGTTTGAACGTCAACTACAATCTGTTTTCGGGCGGCGCCCGCGCGGCTGATATCTCAATCGCAAGATCCCAGGCCAAACGTGAGTCGTTTAATGAATCGCTCGTACGGCAGGAAGTTGCGCGCGATGCGGCCATGGCGTTTGAACGGCTACAGGGCGCCGATGAACGGCTCAGCGCATTGGCCGAGGCTGTGATTGCCCATAATGAAACACGCGATCTTGTGCTTGAGCGATACAAGCTCTCGCGCGGTGATCTCATAGACGTATTGCAAGCGGAGAACGATTATTTTGAAGCCGGCGTTGCGTATTTAACCGCGCTCTCCACCCATGACATGGCTGCCTATGCATTGATGGAACATACAGGCGGGCTGTTGCGCCTGTTTTCGCCGCAGCTTGAGTATGAGAACGCCATAGGCGGGGCGCAGTATGAATAG
- a CDS encoding glycosyltransferase family 4 protein — translation MRIVFVLAGGAIAPTGGFRIIAGYANELCRRGHDVTLIAPKLVGAKPKTLRGKVRQAFFRSRFVTERNGPFLEEAEISVRVVEGKRVLSAEDFPDADIVIATWWETAEWINNLSDHYAKVHFVQGYEAFPYLPVDRVRAVYELPFRKIAVSQWLRSKLINEHASTGIEVIENAIDFEVFSTPEKKKQARPAVGFLYSVAAMKNSALAIEVCGRLKERFEDLRVLSFGSHKPRGPGKTPSWLEFSENPSPQKIREIYNACDVWLFTSDEEGFGLPILEAMAAGTPVVATRAGAAPQLVHEGNGVLVDADAATITNQTEKILNLGADDWGKMSEECLKTAQRRNWKDATDDFERVLKDTLIQTQAKLTKN, via the coding sequence ATGAGGATTGTGTTTGTGCTTGCTGGAGGGGCAATAGCTCCAACAGGCGGTTTTCGTATCATCGCAGGCTATGCAAATGAATTGTGCCGTCGCGGTCATGACGTGACTTTAATTGCGCCGAAACTCGTAGGAGCAAAACCGAAAACTCTTCGCGGTAAAGTCCGTCAAGCATTTTTTCGTTCTCGATTTGTCACGGAGCGTAATGGACCGTTTCTGGAGGAGGCCGAAATTTCGGTTCGCGTTGTTGAGGGAAAGCGCGTTTTGTCGGCAGAAGACTTTCCTGACGCGGATATTGTTATTGCGACTTGGTGGGAGACAGCGGAATGGATAAACAATCTCTCCGATCATTACGCCAAGGTGCACTTTGTTCAAGGTTATGAGGCATTTCCCTACCTGCCCGTCGACCGTGTTCGCGCCGTTTATGAGCTTCCATTCCGAAAAATCGCTGTTTCACAATGGCTCCGTTCAAAATTAATCAATGAGCATGCGTCAACTGGCATTGAAGTCATAGAAAATGCAATTGATTTTGAAGTATTCAGCACGCCTGAAAAAAAGAAACAGGCCCGACCAGCCGTAGGCTTTTTATATTCGGTTGCGGCAATGAAAAATTCGGCTTTGGCAATTGAGGTATGCGGCCGATTAAAAGAGCGATTTGAAGATCTCAGAGTTCTTTCCTTCGGAAGTCATAAGCCGCGTGGTCCGGGGAAAACGCCTTCATGGCTCGAGTTTTCTGAAAACCCATCACCTCAGAAGATTCGTGAAATCTACAACGCCTGTGATGTATGGCTGTTCACCAGTGATGAGGAAGGGTTCGGGCTTCCCATTCTGGAGGCAATGGCCGCTGGCACGCCGGTTGTCGCGACGCGCGCCGGCGCTGCGCCGCAACTGGTTCACGAGGGCAATGGCGTGTTGGTGGATGCGGACGCCGCCACAATTACAAATCAGACAGAAAAGATTTTAAATCTTGGCGCCGATGACTGGGGTAAAATGTCTGAAGAGTGCCTGAAAACCGCACAGCGCCGAAACTGGAAAGACGCAACAGATGATTTCGAGCGCGTGCTCAAAGACACGTTAATACAAACTCAAGCTAAATTGACGAAAAACTAA
- a CDS encoding oligosaccharide flippase family protein — translation MQSDSLKPSDLNPILPSLRRRIFSGGGIVMGGFGAGQILRLISNLILTRLLAPEAFGLMAVAISINIWAVMLTDIGIGASVIRSPNSEQPSFLRTAWTMKILRNFLVWVIICLAAVGVGLLSANGAVQADSIFADPILPWIMAAIAIQLPIDGFSSINRSLAERKLMMTRVVGLEVARQLFVMTVTISFALMGYGVWALVFGILAGSVFATGLSHVIFPGPRMSIMLVGDHFREIFHFGKWLIIASFFGFILNRGDQLLFGWMMESNAFSLYAVASIWVLAGTAVVETIIGRIFFPAFSEVFREAPESIENLYRKTRLIADLFVVSIAYGAFLLAEPVFSLIYPDNYSGVGYYVKLLAPMLLFLPYRLINTAALASGDSKGFTAVTVVGGTALMIFVPLAATYLSAKAAILTFSCIAAASLPVIWRLGKKFMKLDLIVEGRMIVAAVVLVLLLALTPQNM, via the coding sequence ATGCAATCTGACAGCTTAAAACCCTCTGATCTTAACCCTATACTTCCCTCATTAAGGCGGCGGATTTTTTCGGGCGGCGGCATCGTCATGGGCGGGTTCGGCGCCGGTCAGATTCTGCGCCTCATATCAAATCTCATCTTAACGCGGCTCTTGGCGCCGGAAGCTTTCGGGCTGATGGCGGTTGCTATTTCCATTAACATCTGGGCTGTGATGCTGACGGATATTGGCATCGGCGCAAGTGTCATCAGAAGTCCTAACAGCGAGCAACCTTCATTCTTGCGCACTGCGTGGACGATGAAGATTCTGCGAAATTTCCTGGTGTGGGTAATAATCTGTTTGGCCGCAGTCGGGGTGGGTTTGCTAAGCGCAAACGGCGCCGTTCAGGCGGACAGTATTTTCGCAGACCCAATTTTGCCCTGGATAATGGCCGCCATAGCGATCCAGCTTCCTATCGATGGCTTTTCATCTATTAACCGGTCGTTGGCCGAGCGTAAATTGATGATGACTCGTGTGGTGGGGCTGGAGGTTGCGCGCCAGCTTTTTGTGATGACTGTGACGATCAGCTTTGCATTAATGGGATATGGCGTCTGGGCGCTGGTTTTCGGTATTCTCGCAGGCTCTGTTTTCGCCACAGGTTTATCCCACGTGATTTTCCCTGGTCCGCGTATGTCTATTATGCTTGTTGGAGATCATTTTCGCGAAATTTTTCATTTCGGAAAATGGCTGATCATCGCTTCCTTTTTCGGTTTTATTCTAAATCGCGGCGATCAGTTGCTGTTCGGGTGGATGATGGAGAGTAATGCGTTCAGTTTATACGCTGTTGCGTCTATTTGGGTGTTGGCGGGGACCGCTGTAGTGGAAACTATAATAGGCCGCATATTTTTTCCTGCATTCAGTGAAGTTTTTCGTGAGGCGCCGGAAAGTATAGAAAACCTGTATAGAAAAACCCGGCTGATTGCCGACCTTTTTGTTGTTAGCATCGCCTATGGTGCGTTCTTGTTGGCTGAGCCGGTTTTCTCGTTGATCTATCCGGATAACTATTCCGGTGTTGGCTATTATGTGAAATTGCTTGCGCCCATGTTGCTATTTTTGCCGTACAGGTTGATCAACACGGCCGCCCTCGCGTCGGGAGACAGCAAAGGCTTTACCGCTGTAACGGTCGTGGGCGGGACGGCCTTAATGATTTTCGTACCGTTGGCGGCGACTTATTTAAGCGCGAAAGCCGCTATATTGACGTTTTCCTGTATCGCAGCAGCGTCATTGCCGGTTATTTGGAGGCTGGGCAAAAAGTTCATGAAGCTGGACCTTATCGTGGAGGGCCGGATGATTGTCGCAGCAGTGGTTCTTGTTTTATTGCTGGCCTTAACGCCGCAGAATATGTGA
- a CDS encoding O-antigen ligase family protein, producing MSSHLKAFIVVFIVSAAVLFFFRKPFAELVSGKRYDMWRNVWIAVTVCVFLIPNYWLFILLAGMGALALSWAEPVKPSVFFLLLFSVPAIGAAIPGFAGINKFVDVTPQTAYTLLFLMPAMFAATHMKKLSRVGGGADLFFLLWLVLQIVLCLRGPTFTHILRTMIEEFIVLAPFYYVFSRYPKSLSDIRIMSGAYLLPVLILSAISIPEFIRSWHFYTSVTTGWFGQLPFTYTIREGLLRAYASVFDPIAWGYVAMTGVGVGLAFMNERFSLLYKSAGFALLMAGVLVSLSRGPWVGVVVTIAVFVLISPKTTLRMAQLGSVSLIAGLMSLATPYGQKILGLLPFIGDNAGDTISYRQRLLDAAGEVMMESPLFGSSEYLQHPKLQALRQGQGIIDIVNSYLQVGLKSGFVGLVLFLGVFACALLALRKAMRSARRHDPTLALYCRAYFATLIGILVTIFTTSSVFQIPMVYWCFAGVAIALARIEKHQSTQEDSSLPAEVKTTINSDQFAWK from the coding sequence ATGTCGTCCCATCTAAAAGCTTTTATTGTCGTATTTATTGTTTCTGCCGCAGTCTTATTCTTCTTTCGGAAACCATTTGCGGAGTTGGTCTCAGGTAAACGCTACGATATGTGGCGAAATGTCTGGATCGCCGTAACAGTTTGCGTATTCCTCATCCCGAATTACTGGCTCTTCATTCTGCTTGCCGGGATGGGCGCTCTGGCGCTTTCCTGGGCGGAGCCTGTTAAGCCATCCGTCTTCTTTTTGTTGCTATTTTCAGTGCCCGCCATAGGGGCGGCCATTCCCGGCTTCGCAGGGATAAACAAGTTTGTCGATGTTACCCCACAAACGGCGTACACGTTGTTGTTTCTAATGCCGGCGATGTTCGCAGCAACACATATGAAAAAACTGTCGCGCGTCGGCGGCGGTGCAGACCTCTTTTTCCTGCTCTGGCTTGTTCTGCAAATCGTCCTGTGCCTGCGCGGCCCGACCTTTACGCATATCCTGCGGACAATGATTGAGGAGTTCATCGTCCTTGCTCCGTTTTACTATGTATTCAGCCGCTACCCGAAATCGCTTTCCGACATACGGATCATGTCAGGCGCGTATCTGCTGCCGGTTTTAATCTTGTCCGCCATTTCCATTCCCGAATTCATCAGGAGTTGGCACTTTTATACAAGCGTGACCACCGGCTGGTTCGGACAGTTGCCTTTCACATACACCATTAGGGAAGGATTGCTGCGGGCATATGCGTCGGTTTTTGATCCAATCGCGTGGGGTTATGTCGCCATGACCGGCGTAGGCGTCGGCCTCGCCTTCATGAATGAAAGATTTTCGCTGCTTTACAAGTCGGCTGGCTTCGCCCTTTTAATGGCGGGCGTGTTAGTGTCATTGTCACGCGGGCCATGGGTCGGCGTTGTCGTGACAATTGCTGTATTTGTTCTGATTAGTCCGAAAACGACGCTGCGAATGGCGCAACTGGGATCGGTTTCGCTCATCGCAGGCCTCATGTCGCTCGCCACCCCTTACGGGCAAAAAATTCTCGGCCTCCTCCCGTTCATCGGCGATAATGCCGGCGACACAATCTCATATCGGCAGAGATTGCTGGATGCAGCGGGTGAAGTGATGATGGAGAGTCCGTTATTCGGATCGTCGGAATATCTGCAACATCCTAAATTGCAGGCGCTGCGACAAGGGCAAGGCATCATCGACATCGTCAACTCTTACTTGCAAGTGGGGTTGAAAAGCGGCTTCGTGGGTCTTGTGTTGTTTCTGGGCGTATTTGCTTGCGCATTGCTTGCGCTCAGAAAAGCCATGCGGTCCGCCCGGCGGCATGATCCGACGCTTGCATTATATTGCCGCGCCTATTTCGCTACATTGATTGGCATACTCGTAACTATATTTACAACGAGCAGCGTCTTTCAAATTCCCATGGTTTACTGGTGCTTTGCTGGAGTCGCCATTGCGCTTGCGCGCATAGAAAAGCACCAATCAACCCAAGAAGACTCAAGTTTACCGGCCGAAGTGAAAACGACTATCAACAGCGATCAATTCGCCTGGAAATAA
- a CDS encoding (2Fe-2S)-binding protein has protein sequence MPVTFTVNGEQRSVDAEPDTPLLWILRDELRLTGTKFGCGIAQCGACTVHLNGLPRRSCVTPVGSIEGQSVTTVEGLEGAEADAVRAAWAEFDTPQCGYCQSGQVMSAAALLTRNSNPTDEDIDNAMAGNICRCATYVRIRKAIKAAGENLGG, from the coding sequence ATGCCTGTGACCTTCACCGTAAATGGCGAACAAAGATCCGTCGATGCAGAACCAGATACGCCGCTATTATGGATTTTGCGTGACGAGTTACGACTGACCGGGACCAAATTCGGCTGCGGCATTGCCCAATGCGGCGCCTGCACTGTTCATCTGAACGGGTTGCCCCGACGATCCTGTGTTACGCCTGTGGGGTCAATCGAAGGGCAGTCCGTCACAACCGTTGAGGGTCTCGAAGGAGCCGAAGCCGATGCTGTGCGCGCGGCATGGGCGGAATTCGATACTCCCCAGTGCGGCTACTGCCAATCGGGACAAGTGATGTCTGCTGCAGCTCTCCTCACACGCAACTCAAACCCTACCGACGAAGACATCGATAACGCCATGGCAGGCAATATCTGCCGTTGCGCCACTTACGTGCGAATTCGCAAGGCGATCAAAGCCGCCGGCGAAAATCTGGGAGGTTGA